A genomic region of Raphanus sativus cultivar WK10039 chromosome 6, ASM80110v3, whole genome shotgun sequence contains the following coding sequences:
- the LOC108808801 gene encoding UPF0481 protein At3g47200 yields MANIRLVKAMTAMDRPGSCSEVKLLWPYSVNHNYCCIYRVPCGLRSVNPEAYTPQMLIIGPLHHYKKAQAVELSRTDVRYMYYNKMELHKKKYLENFALAYGNQTVEKFRSIIKRDEQVIRSCYAESTDTINSDDFVEMMLHDSVFLLVFFMHNGPRYIDKTGDFLFDEPCYQYTIFGDLILLENQLPYALLESLFEPFYDKFGGNITFRDVILQGFGIQGKVTREKKFLHFTDLRRLVLVQTLGLTEEEQINAKLVRKESIVRLPNAEMLNSAGVEFECSEEKDTLVIEFERGILTMPCFKAEDNTERVFRSIMALEQCHYPYTAFVCNYIDFLVCLIETESDVDVLVNKGVIKNWLGRKGYIAEMVSRLCLEIVDEGCHYYDISERLSDFYENPFNRSVATLRRVYFKDLWTGTAHVVAFFLLVLTLIATVASVLQVTQKDNNS; encoded by the exons ATGGCTAACATTCGTTTAGTCAAGGCCATGACTGCCATGGATAGACCGGGTTCTTGCTCTGAAGTCAAACTTTTATGGCCTTATTCGGTTAACCATAACTATTGTTGCATCTATAGAGTGCCATGTGGGTTAAGGAGTGTGAATCCAGAGGCTTACACTCCTCAAATGCTTATCATCGGTCCTCTTCACCATTATAAGAAAGCGCAAGCTGTTGAACTCTCCAGAACCGATGTGAG ATATATGTACTATAACAAGATGGAGCTGCACAAGAAGAAGTACCTTGAGAATTTTGCACTTGCCTACGGGAATCAAACGGTCGAGAAATTCAGAAGCATTATCAAAAGAGACGAGCAGGTTATAAGATCATGTTACGCAGAATCAACGGATACGATAAACTCTGACGACTTCGTTGAAATGATGCTCCACGACTCAGTGTTCTTACTAGTGTTTTTCATGCACAATGGACCTCGATACATCGACAAAACAGGAGATTTTCTTTTCGACGAGCCTTGCTACCAATACACTATCTTTGGTGACCTAATATTGCTTGAAAACCAACTTCCTTATGCCCTTTTAGAAAGCCTCTTCGAACCCTTTTATGACAAGTTTGGGGGTAACATAACGTTCCGTGACGTTATTCTTCAAGGTTTTGGGATCCAAGGAAAGGTCACAAGAGAAAAGAAGTTCCTACATTTCACGGATTTGCGTCGGCTTGTCCTTGTCCAGACACTTGGTCTAACGGAAGAAGAGCAGATTAACGCAAAACTCGTGAGAAAGGAGTCGATAGTGAGACTTCCTAACGCAGAAATGTTGAACAGTGCAGGAGTAGAATTTGAATGTTCTGAAGAAAAGGACACGTTAGTGATTGAATTTGAACGTGGAATCTTGACAATGCCTTGCTTCAAGGCAGAAGATAACACTGAAAGGGTTTTTAGGAGCATAATGGCACTGGAGCAATGTCATTACCCTTACACAGCCTTCGTTTGTAACTATATCGACTTCTTGGTCTGTCTCATTGAAACTGAGAGTGACGTTGACGTGCTCGTCAACAAAG GGGTTATAAAGAACTGGTTGGGACGTAAAGGATATATTGCGGAAATGGTGAGCAGGTTGTGTTTAGAGATTGTTGATGAGGGCTGTCACTATTACGATATATCTGAACGCCTCAGCGACTTCTACGAAAACCCTTTCAACAGATCCGTAGCCACTCTCCGGCGTGTCTACTTCAAAGACCTTTGGACCGGAACTGCCCACGTCGTCGCCTTCTTTCTCCTCGTGTTAACTTTGATTGCGACGGTAGCTTCCGTTCTCCAAGTGACGCAAAAAGACAATAATTCCTAG
- the LOC108809248 gene encoding thylakoid lumenal 15 kDa protein 1, chloroplastic isoform X1 — MAILSNVSFSCSNISLKPSLSKSLYSRSHCRLIRCSQQEGKGVVSPLVWSLGEEVSKRSLLALVSASLFFVDPALAFKGGGPYGQGVTRGQDLSGKDFSGQTLIRQDFKTSILRQANFKGAKLLGASFFDADLTGADLSETDLRGADFSLANVTKVNLTNANLEGATATGNTSFKGSNITGADFTDVPLRDDQREYLCKIADGVNATTGNATRDTLLCN, encoded by the exons ATGGCAATTCTCAGCAACGTCTCGTTTTCCTGCAGCAACATCTCTCTAAAACCGTCTCTCTCTAAGTCTCTTTATTCTCGTTCTCACTGTCGTCTCATTCGCTGCTCACAG CAGGAAGGGAAAGGAGTGGTCAGTCCGTTGGTTTGGTCATTAGGAGAAGAGGTTTCAAAGAGAAGTTTACTTGCACTTGTCTCTGCTTCTCTCTTCTTTGTTGATCCTGCTCTTGCTTTTAAG GGTGGAGGTCCCTATGGACAAGGAGTCACCAGGGGACAGGACTTATCCGGCAAGGATTTTAGTGGCCAGACTCTGATCAGACAGGACTTCAAGACG TCAATCCTAAGGCAAGCCAATTTCAAGGGTGCTAAGTTGTTAGGTGCTAGCTTTTTTGATGCAGACTTAACAG GTGCTGATTTATCCGAAACTGATCTCCGAGGTGCAGATTTCTCCTTGGCTAACGTAACAAAG GTGAATTTAACTAACGCTAACTTGGAAGGAGCAACTGCTACCGGAAACACATCATTCAAGGGTTCAAACATTACAGGCgctg ATTTCACTGATGTTCCTCTAAGAGATGATCAACGAGAATACCTTTGCAAAATCGCCGATGG GGTTAATGCCACCACTGGGAATGCCACACGGGACACATTGCTCTGCAACTGA
- the LOC108809248 gene encoding thylakoid lumenal 15 kDa protein 1, chloroplastic isoform X2 — protein MAILSNVSFSCSNISLKPSLSKSLYSRSHCRLIRCSQEGKGVVSPLVWSLGEEVSKRSLLALVSASLFFVDPALAFKGGGPYGQGVTRGQDLSGKDFSGQTLIRQDFKTSILRQANFKGAKLLGASFFDADLTGADLSETDLRGADFSLANVTKVNLTNANLEGATATGNTSFKGSNITGADFTDVPLRDDQREYLCKIADGVNATTGNATRDTLLCN, from the exons ATGGCAATTCTCAGCAACGTCTCGTTTTCCTGCAGCAACATCTCTCTAAAACCGTCTCTCTCTAAGTCTCTTTATTCTCGTTCTCACTGTCGTCTCATTCGCTGCTCACAG GAAGGGAAAGGAGTGGTCAGTCCGTTGGTTTGGTCATTAGGAGAAGAGGTTTCAAAGAGAAGTTTACTTGCACTTGTCTCTGCTTCTCTCTTCTTTGTTGATCCTGCTCTTGCTTTTAAG GGTGGAGGTCCCTATGGACAAGGAGTCACCAGGGGACAGGACTTATCCGGCAAGGATTTTAGTGGCCAGACTCTGATCAGACAGGACTTCAAGACG TCAATCCTAAGGCAAGCCAATTTCAAGGGTGCTAAGTTGTTAGGTGCTAGCTTTTTTGATGCAGACTTAACAG GTGCTGATTTATCCGAAACTGATCTCCGAGGTGCAGATTTCTCCTTGGCTAACGTAACAAAG GTGAATTTAACTAACGCTAACTTGGAAGGAGCAACTGCTACCGGAAACACATCATTCAAGGGTTCAAACATTACAGGCgctg ATTTCACTGATGTTCCTCTAAGAGATGATCAACGAGAATACCTTTGCAAAATCGCCGATGG GGTTAATGCCACCACTGGGAATGCCACACGGGACACATTGCTCTGCAACTGA
- the LOC108834707 gene encoding UPF0481 protein At3g47200 yields MAKENQPLMDLEQGIKLTGFTNDEPPEIVLDKKNEIGSGYVTKWSEGSHDPWAAPYHTATLEEFEESQKQKVIEDPTMQNVNGTGNVGKWSEGFRDPSTPNLKRPEKAKVISVKTKPVPGSEPDISGLWPSSFSKEYCCIYRVPNRLRRVNPEAYTPQMLLLGPLQHSKKAEALELSKTDLRYLDYINMERHKKKYLMEIATRYGTETIIEFSRIIERDEHIIRASYAESTEWIKSAEFVEMILCDAVFLLGFFLQTGTQKYQRNEDILFDEPCLITTILEDLILLENQLPYALLEDLFEPFLCKFRFEETLRDIILRVFMFEGKLKKEVKFRHFTDLFRRVRVATLRLPEEQAATTEEPKSIKSLYNADKLDSAGVDFVNVGENSDLSLVIVFEGGVLTMPCFTAEDNTERVMRNIMALEQCHYTLSAYVCNYIAFLDFLIDTEADVDLLVKKDVVKNWLGHQGSVAEMVNKLCLGLVDFGSHYEPIAERLKNHYNSRLHRSVATLRRVYFKDLWTGTATVAAVVLLVLTLIQTVASVLQVTQSDPKSPPPPAPPRGL; encoded by the exons ATGGCCAAG GAGAACCAACCGCTGATGGATCTAGAGCAAGGAATAAAGCTAACCGGTTTTACTAACGATGAACCACCAGAGATAGTCTTGGATAAGAAGAATGAAATCGGATCTGGTTATGTAACTAAATGGAGCGAAGGTTCACATGATCCATGGGCTGCTCCTTACCACACTGCAACGCTAGAAGAATTTGAAGAATCACAAAAGCAAAAGGTGATCGAGGATCCAACCATGCAGAATGTAAACGGAACTGGTAACGTGGGTAAATGGAGCGAAGGTTTTCGTGATCCATCGACTCCTAACCTCAAAAGACCTGAGAAAGCTAAGGTAATATCGGTCAAGACTAAACCGGTACCTGGCTCTGAACCCGACATCTCTGGTTTATGGCCTTCGTCGTTTAGCAAAGAGTATTGTTGCATCTATAGAGTGCCTAACCGGTTACGAAGAGTGAACCCAGAGGCTTACACTCCTCAGATGCTTTTACTGGGTCCACTCCAACATTCTAAGAAAGCTGAAGCTCTTGAGCTTTCCAAAACCGATTTAAG atatttggACTATATCAACATGGAGCGTCACAAGAAGAAGTACCTTATGGAAATTGCAACAAGATATGGGACTGAAACCATCATAGAGTTCAGCAGAATCATTGAAAGAGATGAACATATCATAAGGGCAAGCTATGCCGAATCAACAGAGTGGATCAAATCTGCAGAGTTTGTGGAAATGATCCTATGCGACGCTGTTTTCTTACTAGGGTTCTTCCTGCAAACCGGAACTCAAAAGTATCAAAGGAACGAAGATATTCTATTCGACGAGCCTTGTCTCATTACCACTATATTAGAAGACCTAATCTTGCTCGAGAACCAACTTCCTTATGCTCTTTTAGAGGATCTTTTTGAACCTTTTCTCTGTAAATTTAGATTTGAGGAAACGTTACGTGACATTATCCTTCGAGTGTTTATGTTTGAAGGGAAGTTGAAAAAAGAAGTGAAGTTCAGACATTTTACAGATTTGTTTAGACGTGTCCGTGTGGCAACACTTCGTTTGCCTGAAGAACAAGCTGCTACAACTGAGGAACCGAAGAGCATAAAGAGTCTATATAACGCAGACAAACTAGACAGTGCAGGAGTGGATTTTGTGAATGTGGGTGAAAATAGTGATTTATCGTTGGTGATTGTTTTCGAAGGAGGAGTGTTGACAATGCCCTGTTTCACAGCCGAAGATAACACCGAGAGGGTTATGAGGAATATAATGGCACTTGAGCAATGTCATTACACTCTTTCTGCTTATGTTTGTAACTATATTGCCTTCTTGGATTTCCTCATCGACACTGAGGCAGACGTTGACTTGCTCGTCAAGAAAG atgttgtaaagaattGGTTAGGGCATCAAGGATCGGTGGCAGAAATGGTGAATAAGCTGTGTTTAGGGCTTGTGGACTTTGGATCTCACTATGAGCCTATAGCTGAAAGGCTCAAAAATCATTACAATAGCCGTCTCCACAGATCCGTAGCCACGCTCCGACGAGTCTACTTCAAAGATCTTTGGACCGGAACTGCCACCGTTGCAGCCGTTGTTCTCCTGGTTTTGACTTTAATCCAGACGGTGGCTTCTGTTCTCCAAGTGACCCAGAGCGACCCCAAGTCACCACCGCCTCCAGCTCCTCCCCGAGGACTGTAG